From the Quercus lobata isolate SW786 chromosome 6, ValleyOak3.0 Primary Assembly, whole genome shotgun sequence genome, one window contains:
- the LOC115994526 gene encoding uncharacterized protein LOC115994526, which produces MLPIANTSGAVQLVMKELFIADDFQLKQAFTEASEKPLFAWFPPMRSSYQAKLLEIYASLGVRKISEAVQFDLHCTMSASKKIEKTDIPIGKALIKLVLAHANMPMKEKHKTAKSLLELSVYGSEEISVQYALQLLLQKRRLEVEIKKMVLWEKNSQRLLVKKSTWNEGKKDVEFIASFAQAISEAVLSNSRDQMDMFCRIIQMGMALGLEEDAVDSLQWTQNLELSFEDKEFLDRSFPSGKSSPIWASASLNLLLPSNSKCFSL; this is translated from the coding sequence ATGCTACCTATAGCCAATACTTCAGGAGCTGTTCAGCTTGTGATGAAAGAACTTTTTATCGCTGATGATTTTCAGTTGAAACAGGCATTTACTGAAGCTAGTGAAAAGCCTCTATTTGCATGGTTCCCACCAATGCGCTCATCATATCAGGCTAAATTGTTAGAGATTTACGCTAGTCTTGGTGTTAGAAAGATATCTGAAGCTGTGCAGTTTGACCTACATTGTACCATGTCtgcaagtaaaaaaattgagaagacaGATATCCCGATTGGGAAAGCTTTGATCAAATTGGTGTTGGCCCATGCAAATATGCcaatgaaagaaaaacacaagacTGCAAAATCTCTTCTGGAACTTTCAGTCTATGGCAGTGAAGAAATATCAGTCCAGTATGCCTTACAGTTACTTTTGCAGAAAAGGAGGTTAgaagttgaaattaaaaaaatggtgcTTTGGGAGAAGAACTCACAGAGACTGCTTGTCAAGAAATCAACCTGGaatgaaggaaagaaagatgTAGAATTCATTGCTTCTTTTGCACAAGCTATCTCGGAAGCAGTTCTATCTAACAGTAGGGATCAAATGGACATGTTTTGCAGAATAATCCAAATGGGCATGGCACTTGGGTTAGAGGAAGATGCAGTGGACTCCCTGCAATGGACGCAGAATTTGGAACTTTCTTTTGAGGACAAGGAATTCCTTGATCGTTCATTTCCCTCTGGCAAGTCCTCTCCTATTTGGGCAAGCGCCAGTCTCAACCTCTTGTTGCCTTCCAACTCCAAATGCTTCAGCTTGTAA